A region from the Coffea eugenioides isolate CCC68of unplaced genomic scaffold, Ceug_1.0 ScVebR1_3317;HRSCAF=4512, whole genome shotgun sequence genome encodes:
- the LOC113757785 gene encoding cytochrome P450 CYP72A219-like gives MDFFYSLIGVSSVIVLLIGAWRFLNWAWITPKKMEKSLRRQGLQGNSYRFLFGDTRDIGRMLEEVKSKPISITDDIFPRIVPFINETMQHKGKNSFFWLGPRPAMVILDSEQVKEVFTKNFTYQKPRANPISKLRALGLASLDTEKWAKHRRLLNPAFHVEKLKNIKAGRLTLLILLHIQYMVPAFYLSCNEMLSKWENLAPAEGSFELDVWPYLQTFTSDVISRTAFGSNYEKGRRIFELQREQALYFEQVMQSIYLPGWSFVPTKRIKRMQKEVNSLVMQKVGRVARSLAGRARRADREGSHTGAAAQGTGRQGQVARAAGTNGAGLRPEKKTRAAGWSASRRSADGWKEESEIETKTRTREISTEELGGLDKAKQRRRRSGKSRVWVKNFL, from the exons ATGGACTTTTTCTATAGCTTGATTGGAGTTTCGTCAGTTATAGTTCTTCTCATCGGGGCATGGAGATTCTTGAATTGGGCTTGGATCACACCAAAGAAGATGGAGAAAAGCCTCAGGCGGCAAGGTCTACAGGGAAACTCTTACAGGTTCTTGTTTGGAGACACCAGAGACATAGGAAGGATGCTTGAGGAGGTTAAGTCCAAACCAATTTCTATAACAGATGATATCTTTCCCAGAATCGTGCCCTTCATCAATGAAACAATGCAACATAAAG GTAAAAATAGCTTTTTTTGGCTTGGACCAAGGCCGGCAATGGTTATCTTGGATTCTGAACAAGTGAAGGAGGTCTTCACAAAAAATTTTACTTATCAGAAGCCTCGGGCAAATCCAATCAGTAAACTTCGAGCACTAGGACTTGCTAGCCTGGATACAGAAAAATGGGCCAAACACAGAAGATTATTGAATCCTGCTTTTCATGTAGAGAAATTGAAG AACATAAAAGCTGGAAGACTTACGCTTTTGATTCTCCTTCACATCCAGTACATGGTGCCAGCATTTTATCTGAGTTGTAATGAGATGTTAAGCAAATGGGAGAACCTTGCCCCAGCAGAAGGATCTTTTGAATTAGATGTGTGGCCTTATCTTCAAACATTTACTAGTGATGTAATTTCAAGAACAGCTTTTGGTAGCAACTATGAAAAAGGGCGAAGGATTTTTGAACTCCAAAGAGAACAGGCTTtgtattttgagcaagttatgcAATCCATATACCTTCCAGGGTGGAG TTTTGTGCCAACAAAAAGGATCAAAAGAATGCAGAAGGAAGTAAACTCATTAGTTATGCAGAAGGTCGGCAGGGTCGCGCGAAGTTTGGCTGGGCGTGCCAGGCGTGCGGACAGAGAAGGCTCGCACACAGGGGCTGCTGCGCAGGGGACAGGTCGGCAGGGGCAGGTCGCGCGCGCGGCTGGAACGAACGGCGCTGGGCTGCGGCCTGAGAAGAAAACCCGCGCGGCGGGCTGGTCTGCGTCGCGCAGATCTGCTGATGGGTGGAAAGAGGAAAGTGAAATAGAGACTAAAACTAGGACAAGGGAAATCTCAACGGAGGAACTTGGAGGACTTGACAAGGCCAAGCAAAGAAGAAGACGAAGTGGAAAAAGTAGGGTCTgggtcaaaaattttctttga